The sequence below is a genomic window from Chryseobacterium foetidum.
TATTGTTGGATAAAGCAACGAAGATTATTGCGGTTTCACACAATACAAAAAAGGATATTGTAAAAGTTTATCCGCATATCGATCCCGACAAAATTGTTGTTGTCTACCATGGAACTTCAATTAGAATGCACAGTAATGTCAAGGTTGACTTACCCGAAAATTATGTTTTGTATGTAGGGGCAAGACCCAATTATAAAAATTTTAAATTTTTAGTCAAATCAATTGAATCTTTGTTAAAAAATGACAGTTCATTGATGCTGATTGCAGCCGGCGGTGGTAAGTTTGATGAAGAAGAATCGGCATATCTGAAGAGTTTAGGTGTTGAAAAACAGGTTGTGCAAAGACGTTTTGAGGAAAATGAATTAGGCCATTTTTACAGGCAGGCAAAGTGTTTTGTTTTGCCATCTTTGTATGAAGGTTTTGGGATTCCTGTCGTAGAATCTATGGCCTGCGGATGCCCGATCATACTCTCAACACATGGTTCTCTGCCGGAAATTGCCGGAGATGCCGGAATTTATTTCGATTCTGAATCTGAAAATGATTTGAAAGAAAAAATTGAAGAGCTGATCAACAATCCGGAAATGAGAACTGAATATGCGAAAAAAGGTCTTGAGCATGTAAAAAAATACGACTGGAATGAAGCTGCCGAGCAATGTTTACAGGTTTACAAAGATGCTGCAAATGCAAATTATTAAATTTTAGCAAAATAGATGAGTGTTTCACTAACAATAATTACAATAAATTACAACAACAAAGCAGGGTTGATCAAAACGTTTGATTCCATTAAAAATCAAACATGGAAAAACTTCGAATACATTGTTGTGGACGGTGGAAGCACTGATGGAGGCAGAGAAATAATCGAACAGAATTCTGATATCAGCCAATGGTTGAGTGAGAAAGATTCCGGTGTGTACAATGCGATGAATAAAGGCATCAGAATGGCAACCGGAAAGTACATTATTTTCATGAACAGTGGCGATTTTTTCTTCTGCAATACTGTTCTTGAAAAGGTAGCCCACCAGTTTGAATCTGAAACCGATATTCTCTACGGAGATTCAGTTTATTTTAATGACGACGGTTATCACAGAATTGAAAGTCCGCCAAAGAAAATTACGTTTGGTTTTATGTATTCCGGTGGGATCAATCATCAGGCGGCATTTATCAAAAGGCAACTCTTTACAGATTATTTTTTGTACAACGAAGACTATAAAATCTGTGCAGACTGGGAATTCTTCATTGTTGCTATTTGTCTGTACAATGTATCTTACAATCATTTAGAAGAAACCATTTGCTATTATGATTTTTCAGGAATTTCAGCAAAGCCCGAGAACCTTGCAGTCTATTTTAAAGAAAGAGAAATCACACTGCAGAAATATTTTTCAGCCTTTTTAGAAGATTTGAAATTTAGTCAGGAGGCCAAAGCAAAAAGAATACAACAGGTTTTCCACATCAAAAAATTTCCTGTTGCATGGAGGTTTTTTAAATGGATTATCGGTTTTTTCCTTTTATTTTTACCTAAATTTAAATTGAAAACAGACTGATTCAAACAACTTTTAAAATATTTGTCTTTTAAATATAGCCATGACTTTATCCATCATTACCATCAACTACAATAACGAAAAAGGTCTTGCAAAAACGTTACAGAGTGTAGCAAAGCAATCCTGTAAAGATTTTGAATACATTGTAATTGACGGAAACAGCAGCGATGGCAGCATCAGGGTAATAGAAGAGAACTCCAATAATATTCAGCACTGGCTGAGCGAGCCAGACACCGGTGTTTACAATGCCATGAACAAAGGAATAAAATTGGCGTCGGGAGATTATCTGCTTTTTCTCAACAGCGGTGATATTTTGGCAGATGATGAGGTAATCGCTAAAGTTTTGCCACAGCTTGATCATGTTTCCGATATTATCAGCGGAAATTTAATTTACAGTCTGAATGGCATTCCCAAAACGCTGTTCACACCTCCTGAAAAGACGGATCTCACTTATTTTCTACATTCTTTTCTACCGCATCCCTCAAGTTTTATCAAACGAAATCTCTTTGACACAGCAGGACCTTACAGCGAACATCTGAAAATTATTTCAGACTGGGAGTTTTTTCTGAAAGCGATTGTAATTTATAAAGCAAGATACAGACATATCAACATTACCGTAAGTGATTTTGATAATTCGGGAATCTCCAGTCATGACGTAAATAAGAAGTTGATGGAAAAGGAAAAAGAATCTGTTTACAAAGAATATTTTCCACATTTGGGCGATGAGCTGAAGCTATTACATTTTGCAGGTTCCAGAAGGATGCTTCAAGTCGAAAATATTCACAGCAATTATCCTGTTCTTTGGAAAATGCTTAAAATCTGTCTTAATTTTCTAAACCTGTTTGTTTCAGAGAAAGAGACGAAATCTTTTACAAAAATTAAAAATTAGCTGTTGATTTTCTGATAGTAACTCAGGGTTTCATCTGTCATTTTCTTTAGTGAAAACTTTTCAACCACTGTGTTTCTGGCATTTGTCGATAAATGCATTGCCTTGTTCCGGTCAGAAAATAATTCTAAAACTTTCTCAGAAAACTCACTTTCCGACGCAATCAGTCCGTTTATTCCGTCGCTGACAATTTCACTGAAAACTTCGAGGTTCGCACAGACTACAGGTTTTTCCAAAGCCATTGCCTCAATAAGCGCCAGACCAAAAGTTTCTCCGCGCGAAGGAAATACAATTACTTCTGCCTTCGAAAGCAGCTTCACCACTTCATCAGGATTTTTTTTACCATAGAAAATCACATTGTTTTCCAGCTGGTTTTCAGCGATTTTACGTTTCAGTTGTTCTGATAACTCCGTTTCTTTCCCGATAAAATGCAGCGTTGCTTCATTTTCTTTTTCATGAACTTTTATAAAAGCATCCAGTGCAGTATCTGCACCTTTCTCGGTTGAAACGTTTCCGACGAAGAATATAGATTTAGAGATTGTTTCAGGATTTTGAGGTGGTTTGTACAAGCCGGTATCAATTCCGTTGTAAATTAGATTGTAATCTTTATTGCCAAAAATTTCACGCACCATCTTTTCATTACTTTGCGAAACAGTAATTATATTTTCAGCATTATCAAATGCTTTTTTTTCGCAGTAAATTTTCCCTTTCGCTGCTCCGTAGCCAAAAAAACGGCTCAGAACAGACCAAGAGCCGTGACATCTGATAATGTAAGGGATTTTAAGGTCTTCCGCAATCCTGCTGATCCCTTCCCAGTCATGGGTTTCAATTACATCAATGTTTTTATTTGCTGTAAATTTCGATAGTTCTTTCTTTAGATATTCTGCTTCAAGATCATAAATTTTATAATGAAATTTTTCAAGAAATGAAATTTTTCCGGTTACAGAACGCAAAAGTTCCATCAGGAAATATTTTTTGAAATAATCCTTCACAAAATGCACAGACAAATATTTTTTCTGAATGTCAAAAGGCTTTTTTGCCGAACCAAAAACCAAGACATTGATTTCTCTGTCAGCTAAACTTTCTGCAAGATTTTTATAGAAAACACCGGTTCCGCCCACGTTCTTCTGAAAATCAGACTGGAATTCCTTTGTTATCAGCAGAATGTTGTTGATTTGCTTCATAGCCCGAAAACTTTTTCCACCCAATGATCCAAAGTGTATTTATAGTAAATCTCTTCCGGTAGCTTTTGATATTCGGTTTCAAAAAAAGACTTTTCAATATTGCTGAAATCTTTGTTCAGGATTAAAATATTTTCAGGATTATAAAAATCGTAATTTTTAATATCCTGATTGTCAGTTACGAATTTCTTTTCCAAAGCCATCGCTTCAAAAACTCTGAAACTCAGCCCTGCCTGATTGTTTCTCTGAAAATCTAAAATCGCTTTGGATTTGCTGTACAGTTTCAAAACTTCAGTCTGCGGGATGTTTCCTATTCTGAAATCAAGATTTTTAACCAGTTTTTTGTCAAAAATCTGCTGCAAACGTTTTTTCCAGCTCTTTTTTCCGGCGATGATGGCTTTAAATTTAATATTTAAAATTCTAAGCTTTTCGCTGAGGTTGACAAGTCTTGCAATTCTGGTCTTGTCGAAAGAAGTGATGTAAAAAAGATCCAGTTCGGGATTTTGCCGTTCGGCGGGAGTGTATTTTAAATAGTTGTAATTGTTAATCTTATTGAAACCGAATTTATCAACATCATTGTCGTCAAACGAAAAAACCTGATCAAAATAATGCAGAATATGCTCAGCGGGATTTCTCTGCATGCTGTCATAAAGGTAAGCTATATTGCGGTCTGTGTTGCTTCTGATAACCTGGTGAACTCGGTCTTCAATGGCTTCGGGATTGATCACCAGTATCTGATCCTGCTTTCCAATTTTTTGCAGAGAATCAATAATGAAATTTTGTCTTTGCTCGTTCTTCAGATTTTTACCTAAAAAAACTTTGCTGAAGGTGTTTTTTAATCTGGCAGCAAAATTTTTGTGCGTAAATGCTCCACTGTTGATATGGTGCGCATAAATGCCTTTTTCTTTTAGTTTACTGACGATATGTTCATCGTAATGCCAGAAATCAAAACTGATTAAACAAATTTTCATGTGCAGCTGTTTATTGTTTTTAACAGTTATTCCAAATATTCGAAACAATCTGTGCAATCGCCTAATATTTTCTAATCAATATTGCCAAAGTGCCGATTCGTACAACAAAAGTAAAGATTTTAAACTTTAAATTTATATTTTTGGCTCAAAGTCGCATTTCGCTATGAAAAATAAGATCCTGATTGACGTTGAACGCCTGAAATATCCTAAATCGGGAATTGCCAACGTCTGCATTTCCCTGATTAAAGGATTAGACGAGCTTAAATTCGATTTTCAATTCACTTTTTACGGTCCGGCAAAAAATATTCCCAAGACAAAGTCCGATTTTAAAATCATAAACTGGAAATTCTGGCAAAAACGATTTCCTGTTAAAACTTCAGGATTTGATCTGATCCACACGACACATCAGCTTTCAGAGTATTTTCACAATAAAAAATCCCGACAGAAAAAAGTTGTAACCTTGCATGATCTGAATTTTCTTCATGATAAAAGTTCAGCTAAAAAAGTTAAAAAGTTTACCAACTTAGTTCAGAAAAATGTCGGCAATGCAGATGCAATTGTCTGCATTTCAGAATTTGTGAAAGAAGATTTTATTAAAAACAGGGAATTGTTTAAACTGAAGGAGAATGTTGTAATAGATGTAATTTACAATGGACTGATTTTTTCTGAAAACGAAAATTTTAGTTCAGGAAGAATGTGTGATTTTCAAAATAAAAAGTTCATTCTGACCATCGGTGTTCTTTATCCGAAAAAGAACCAGCATGTTTTGCTTGAAATGATGAATCATAACGACAGAGATTTGGTTTTAATAACTTCTGCTGCGAAATC
It includes:
- a CDS encoding glycosyltransferase family 4 protein, with product MKQINNILLITKEFQSDFQKNVGGTGVFYKNLAESLADREINVLVFGSAKKPFDIQKKYLSVHFVKDYFKKYFLMELLRSVTGKISFLEKFHYKIYDLEAEYLKKELSKFTANKNIDVIETHDWEGISRIAEDLKIPYIIRCHGSWSVLSRFFGYGAAKGKIYCEKKAFDNAENIITVSQSNEKMVREIFGNKDYNLIYNGIDTGLYKPPQNPETISKSIFFVGNVSTEKGADTALDAFIKVHEKENEATLHFIGKETELSEQLKRKIAENQLENNVIFYGKKNPDEVVKLLSKAEVIVFPSRGETFGLALIEAMALEKPVVCANLEVFSEIVSDGINGLIASESEFSEKVLELFSDRNKAMHLSTNARNTVVEKFSLKKMTDETLSYYQKINS
- a CDS encoding glycosyltransferase family 4 protein, giving the protein MKILLDPQIFYQQTYGGISRYYTEVFSVLSKKKGVEIILPVYNSDNAYLKETDLPAKNKSLHILYKVLSFLKISTRSLRKRKSDQLLETKFQENDYDVVVPTYYNPYFLEKINGKPFVLTVYDMIHELLPQYFVDDDFRVVERKALLLDKATKIIAVSHNTKKDIVKVYPHIDPDKIVVVYHGTSIRMHSNVKVDLPENYVLYVGARPNYKNFKFLVKSIESLLKNDSSLMLIAAGGGKFDEEESAYLKSLGVEKQVVQRRFEENELGHFYRQAKCFVLPSLYEGFGIPVVESMACGCPIILSTHGSLPEIAGDAGIYFDSESENDLKEKIEELINNPEMRTEYAKKGLEHVKKYDWNEAAEQCLQVYKDAANANY
- a CDS encoding glycosyltransferase family protein, coding for MKICLISFDFWHYDEHIVSKLKEKGIYAHHINSGAFTHKNFAARLKNTFSKVFLGKNLKNEQRQNFIIDSLQKIGKQDQILVINPEAIEDRVHQVIRSNTDRNIAYLYDSMQRNPAEHILHYFDQVFSFDDNDVDKFGFNKINNYNYLKYTPAERQNPELDLFYITSFDKTRIARLVNLSEKLRILNIKFKAIIAGKKSWKKRLQQIFDKKLVKNLDFRIGNIPQTEVLKLYSKSKAILDFQRNNQAGLSFRVFEAMALEKKFVTDNQDIKNYDFYNPENILILNKDFSNIEKSFFETEYQKLPEEIYYKYTLDHWVEKVFGL
- a CDS encoding glycosyltransferase family 4 protein translates to MKNKILIDVERLKYPKSGIANVCISLIKGLDELKFDFQFTFYGPAKNIPKTKSDFKIINWKFWQKRFPVKTSGFDLIHTTHQLSEYFHNKKSRQKKVVTLHDLNFLHDKSSAKKVKKFTNLVQKNVGNADAIVCISEFVKEDFIKNRELFKLKENVVIDVIYNGLIFSENENFSSGRMCDFQNKKFILTIGVLYPKKNQHVLLEMMNHNDRDLVLITSAAKSDYKGLFLAKIKELRLEKRVHILENVSNEEKFFFLKNCEAYCHPSLAEGFGIPPVEAMYFGKPVFLSRFTSLPEIGGNLAFYFDNFDAEKMNEVYLKGLEDFKNDSEMPKKLHQHALKFSYKSMAESYENLYKKLLS
- a CDS encoding glycosyltransferase family 2 protein → MTLSIITINYNNEKGLAKTLQSVAKQSCKDFEYIVIDGNSSDGSIRVIEENSNNIQHWLSEPDTGVYNAMNKGIKLASGDYLLFLNSGDILADDEVIAKVLPQLDHVSDIISGNLIYSLNGIPKTLFTPPEKTDLTYFLHSFLPHPSSFIKRNLFDTAGPYSEHLKIISDWEFFLKAIVIYKARYRHINITVSDFDNSGISSHDVNKKLMEKEKESVYKEYFPHLGDELKLLHFAGSRRMLQVENIHSNYPVLWKMLKICLNFLNLFVSEKETKSFTKIKN
- a CDS encoding glycosyltransferase family 2 protein → MSVSLTIITINYNNKAGLIKTFDSIKNQTWKNFEYIVVDGGSTDGGREIIEQNSDISQWLSEKDSGVYNAMNKGIRMATGKYIIFMNSGDFFFCNTVLEKVAHQFESETDILYGDSVYFNDDGYHRIESPPKKITFGFMYSGGINHQAAFIKRQLFTDYFLYNEDYKICADWEFFIVAICLYNVSYNHLEETICYYDFSGISAKPENLAVYFKEREITLQKYFSAFLEDLKFSQEAKAKRIQQVFHIKKFPVAWRFFKWIIGFFLLFLPKFKLKTD